A part of Desulfobacter sp. genomic DNA contains:
- a CDS encoding methyl-accepting chemotaxis protein, translating to MKFKLTSKLLFPLGGLVVLGLGIAISTAYMTARSGLEKTVTKELIQLSASTEGKVSQWIRRNAISVDTWSRMGIMADVLGGPDREAAGRKASEKMKYFIDTHKVFTGMRLADGTGLVMASSHAKNIGKVNVANRAYFKASMAGKAFISEPLLSKTSGKPILVMSSPVKQGAKTLGVLYAVIDLGGFTATQLDTIKVGETGYVYMMTEQGQVLAYPPETGQIMKLNLGTFDFGKKILAEKNGFLNYSYQGTDKISAFRQSEETGWILVATAPADEVFAEARKMRTFLLIIGAAVTLVICVGIILLAAVFVIRPIKTVVASLKDIAQGEGDLTQQLPVKSDDELGELATWFNTFLENLRQIVKDISENSGQVGSSSSTLLDIARNLAGGAEESSRLANSVATASEEMGANMNSISDTMNTTMDNTTMVAASTEEMTATINEIAKNSETARTISTHAVSQAATVSEKMSELGSAAQSIGAVTDTINDISEQTNLLALNATIEAARAGEAGKGFAVVAGEIKELASQTARATADIKEKITEVQNTTVGTADEIKSISGIISEINDIISTIAAAIQEQSAATGEISNNVNQAAQGVEEITGNITQGVEVIQEINQDISSVNASSEHISGDSQKVAQNAEELKQMAAQLNAIVNKFKY from the coding sequence ATGAAATTCAAACTCACCTCAAAGCTGCTTTTCCCTTTGGGCGGACTGGTTGTCCTCGGGCTTGGCATTGCCATATCAACGGCATATATGACAGCCAGAAGCGGCCTGGAAAAAACCGTTACAAAGGAGCTCATACAGCTCTCCGCATCCACGGAAGGCAAGGTCTCCCAATGGATCCGGCGGAATGCCATCAGCGTCGACACCTGGTCCCGGATGGGGATAATGGCCGATGTCCTGGGCGGCCCGGACCGGGAGGCCGCAGGGCGGAAGGCCAGTGAAAAGATGAAATACTTCATCGACACCCACAAGGTATTCACCGGCATGCGCCTGGCCGACGGCACGGGGCTGGTCATGGCCTCCTCCCATGCCAAGAATATCGGCAAGGTCAACGTGGCCAACAGGGCATATTTCAAGGCCTCCATGGCAGGCAAAGCCTTTATCTCAGAGCCCCTGTTGAGCAAGACCTCGGGCAAACCCATTCTGGTCATGTCCAGCCCGGTGAAACAGGGCGCCAAAACCCTGGGCGTCCTCTACGCCGTCATTGACCTTGGCGGATTTACCGCCACCCAGCTGGACACCATCAAGGTGGGGGAAACCGGCTACGTCTACATGATGACCGAACAAGGACAGGTGCTGGCCTATCCACCGGAAACCGGACAGATCATGAAACTGAACCTGGGCACCTTTGATTTCGGCAAAAAGATACTGGCGGAAAAAAACGGTTTCCTCAACTATTCATACCAGGGCACAGACAAGATTTCCGCCTTCAGGCAGTCTGAAGAGACCGGCTGGATACTGGTCGCCACGGCACCTGCGGACGAGGTGTTTGCCGAAGCCCGGAAAATGAGGACCTTCCTCCTGATCATCGGCGCGGCAGTCACCCTGGTGATCTGCGTCGGCATTATCCTTCTTGCGGCAGTGTTTGTCATCCGTCCCATCAAAACTGTGGTGGCAAGCCTCAAGGACATTGCCCAGGGAGAGGGAGACCTGACCCAGCAACTTCCTGTCAAAAGCGATGACGAACTGGGAGAGCTGGCCACCTGGTTCAACACCTTCCTTGAAAACCTGCGCCAGATCGTGAAAGATATTTCCGAAAATTCAGGACAGGTCGGATCCTCCTCCTCCACCCTGCTGGATATCGCCCGGAACCTGGCCGGCGGCGCAGAAGAATCTTCCCGCCTGGCCAATTCAGTGGCAACCGCCTCCGAAGAAATGGGGGCCAACATGAATTCCATCTCCGACACCATGAACACAACAATGGACAATACCACCATGGTTGCGGCATCCACCGAGGAAATGACAGCCACCATCAATGAAATTGCCAAAAATTCGGAAACGGCCCGGACCATTTCCACCCATGCGGTCTCCCAGGCCGCCACCGTATCGGAAAAAATGTCGGAACTCGGGTCCGCCGCCCAATCCATCGGCGCGGTCACCGACACCATCAACGACATCTCTGAGCAGACCAACCTTCTGGCCTTAAATGCCACCATTGAGGCGGCCCGGGCCGGGGAGGCCGGAAAAGGATTTGCCGTTGTGGCCGGGGAGATTAAGGAGCTGGCCAGCCAGACCGCCAGGGCCACGGCCGATATCAAGGAAAAAATCACAGAGGTCCAGAACACCACGGTCGGCACGGCGGATGAAATCAAATCCATCTCAGGCATCATATCCGAAATCAACGACATCATCTCCACCATTGCCGCCGCTATCCAGGAACAGTCCGCAGCCACAGGCGAAATTTCAAACAATGTCAACCAGGCCGCCCAGGGGGTGGAGGAAATCACCGGCAACATCACCCAGGGGGTGGAAGTGATCCAGGAAATCAACCAGGACATCTCCTCGGTGAACGCATCCTCGGAACATATTTCAGGAGACAGCCAGAAGGTGGCCCAGAACGCCGAAGAGCTGAAGCAGATGGCAGCCCAGCTCAACGCCATTGTGAATAAATTCAAATATTGA
- a CDS encoding transporter substrate-binding domain-containing protein, with the protein MKTTINPVFLIIMVFILGCFCPPASGQPLIFNTQDFPPFSYLIEGQVAGPAVRIIQTACRKSGLDCTFKLRPWTRAQKEVRSGKAHALFLIGRNPERETWLRFSPPILKTEYGFFFRSDNPVNYTGIGDISGYTIGVYGPSNTSDKLSQLRSKTKNAFSIDIRPDDESGFRKLAIGRIHAVFSNRDAGFALICKLNLKNIWYAGKQCDLDYYIGFSKAHTTKTIVDRFNTAVTALKTDGTVQRILNFNQLTPAGPCQRK; encoded by the coding sequence ATGAAGACGACGATCAACCCGGTATTCTTGATAATCATGGTATTCATTCTGGGATGTTTCTGCCCGCCGGCCTCTGGTCAGCCCCTTATTTTCAATACCCAGGACTTCCCGCCTTTCAGCTACCTGATCGAAGGGCAGGTGGCAGGCCCTGCCGTCCGGATCATCCAGACAGCCTGCCGGAAAAGCGGTTTGGACTGCACATTCAAGCTCCGCCCCTGGACACGCGCCCAGAAAGAGGTGAGAAGCGGTAAGGCCCATGCCCTCTTCCTCATCGGCAGGAACCCGGAAAGGGAAACCTGGCTGCGGTTTTCCCCGCCGATTCTGAAAACGGAATACGGTTTCTTTTTCAGGTCAGACAACCCTGTAAACTATACAGGTATTGGTGATATAAGCGGGTATACCATAGGGGTTTACGGTCCCTCCAATACATCGGACAAATTGTCACAGCTCAGGTCAAAAACGAAAAACGCTTTCTCAATAGATATCCGCCCGGATGATGAATCCGGTTTCAGGAAATTGGCCATCGGCCGCATCCATGCGGTATTTTCAAATAGGGATGCCGGGTTCGCCCTGATATGCAAACTCAATCTCAAAAATATCTGGTATGCCGGAAAACAATGTGACCTGGACTACTACATCGGATTTTCCAAGGCGCATACCACCAAAACAATTGTGGACCGTTTCAACACCGCTGTTACCGCACTGAAAACCGACGGCACTGTCCAGCGGATTTTAAATTTCAATCAACTGACTCCGGCAGGCCCCTGCCAGAGGAAATAG
- a CDS encoding LysR family transcriptional regulator, with protein sequence MLPDLNRIKAFYYIYHHLSVAQAAREMNISPSAVSQALAKLEGELKLPLFTRLHRKLVPTTAGRELFDLAAPLIRELDSGVERIIRAREVPSGPLRIGSPIEFGKSYFPRIFAAFRQQYPEVVFTLVLGDPSEIFAMIGTGELDFGLVDVFLTKEQMVGDLGRYSIEPLIDEEVILGCSKTYYDRAVQGDHSFANLVSKEFISYRKGALTLRNWFKHHFKRFPGELNRVMTVDSHQAVINGILNHLGMGVIATHIVESEIDTGEIIPVQTERNDVINKISLAQLQDKIPSLTERTFIRFMKADISESGISGLLH encoded by the coding sequence ATGCTACCCGACCTGAACCGAATCAAAGCCTTTTATTATATTTACCACCACCTCAGCGTGGCCCAGGCGGCCCGGGAAATGAACATCAGCCCCTCGGCCGTCAGCCAGGCCCTGGCCAAGCTGGAAGGGGAGCTGAAGCTGCCCCTGTTTACCCGTCTTCACCGGAAACTGGTCCCCACAACGGCGGGAAGGGAATTGTTTGACCTTGCCGCCCCCCTGATCCGGGAGCTGGATTCGGGGGTGGAACGGATCATCCGCGCCAGGGAGGTGCCCTCAGGTCCCCTTCGCATCGGCTCTCCCATTGAGTTTGGAAAGTCTTATTTCCCCCGGATTTTCGCTGCATTCCGGCAGCAGTATCCCGAGGTGGTATTTACCCTGGTGCTTGGGGACCCTTCTGAAATCTTCGCCATGATCGGCACCGGGGAGCTGGATTTCGGCCTGGTGGACGTGTTTCTCACCAAAGAGCAGATGGTCGGTGACCTGGGCCGGTACAGCATTGAGCCCCTCATCGACGAGGAGGTGATCCTCGGCTGTTCAAAGACCTATTACGACCGGGCGGTGCAGGGCGACCATTCCTTTGCCAATCTGGTGTCAAAGGAGTTTATCTCCTACCGCAAGGGGGCTCTGACCCTGAGGAATTGGTTCAAGCACCATTTTAAACGTTTTCCCGGGGAATTGAACCGGGTGATGACTGTGGACAGTCACCAGGCCGTGATCAACGGCATCCTCAACCACCTGGGCATGGGGGTCATTGCCACCCATATCGTGGAAAGCGAGATTGACACAGGGGAGATCATTCCGGTCCAGACGGAACGCAATGATGTCATCAACAAGATTTCCCTGGCCCAGCTCCAGGATAAAATCCCCAGCCTCACGGAACGGACCTTTATCCGGTTCATGAAAGCCGACATCAGTGAGTCGGGCATCTCCGGTCTGCTTCATTAG
- a CDS encoding AzlC family ABC transporter permease: MDKQSAQAAAKAGIPIFIGYFPAAVAFGILAKTCGVSLLEAFLFSSVVFAGASQFIALNLLVTGMGPVGIILTTLLVNFRHFLMSTYLATRIKERAAAWYLPMAFGITDESFSVFSFTREKLTRTFVLVVEVTAYSGWVSGTLAGFLLGGFMPPVLTQSMGVALYALLLAILMPEIKSSHRSLFLALSSGLLNWLLVHLDILPKGWNIIVCILVIAGVGAVLSLTTPQKEEVHGEV, from the coding sequence ATGGATAAACAAAGTGCACAGGCCGCAGCCAAGGCGGGAATTCCGATTTTTATCGGCTACTTCCCGGCTGCCGTGGCCTTCGGCATCCTGGCCAAAACCTGCGGGGTCTCCCTGCTGGAGGCATTTTTATTTTCATCGGTGGTCTTTGCCGGGGCCAGCCAGTTCATCGCCTTGAACCTGCTGGTGACGGGCATGGGGCCGGTGGGGATCATTCTGACCACCCTGCTGGTGAATTTCAGGCATTTTCTCATGAGCACCTACCTTGCCACCCGGATAAAAGAAAGGGCGGCGGCCTGGTACCTCCCCATGGCCTTCGGCATCACCGACGAGAGTTTTTCCGTCTTCTCTTTCACCCGGGAAAAGCTGACCCGGACCTTTGTGCTGGTGGTGGAGGTGACGGCCTATTCGGGATGGGTGTCCGGGACCCTGGCCGGGTTTCTATTGGGCGGGTTCATGCCGCCTGTCCTGACCCAGAGCATGGGGGTGGCCCTCTATGCCCTGCTGCTGGCCATCCTGATGCCCGAGATCAAATCGTCGCACAGGTCTTTGTTTCTGGCCCTGTCCTCGGGACTGCTCAACTGGCTGCTGGTTCACCTGGACATTTTGCCCAAAGGCTGGAACATTATTGTCTGTATCCTTGTGATCGCAGGCGTCGGGGCCGTGTTGAGCCTCACAACGCCCCAAAAGGAGGAAGTCCATGGAGAAGTATAG
- a CDS encoding AzlD domain-containing protein yields MEKYSLIPLILGMAAVTYGPRLAPFLFFSNMKVPPVVDAFLKAIPVAAIGALIIPGAVTATPDMPVAALAGMGFTLVYGLFRGGIIVPVLGSVGVAYLALSFL; encoded by the coding sequence ATGGAGAAGTATAGTCTGATTCCCCTGATTCTGGGCATGGCCGCCGTTACCTACGGTCCGCGGCTTGCCCCCTTTCTTTTCTTTTCCAATATGAAGGTGCCCCCGGTGGTGGATGCTTTTTTAAAGGCCATCCCTGTGGCGGCCATCGGTGCCCTGATCATCCCCGGTGCGGTGACGGCCACCCCGGACATGCCGGTGGCGGCCCTGGCCGGCATGGGGTTTACCCTGGTCTACGGCCTGTTCAGGGGCGGGATCATTGTGCCGGTGCTGGGGTCGGTGGGTGTGGCCTATCT